The following proteins come from a genomic window of Paenibacillus spongiae:
- a CDS encoding DMT family transporter produces MMQRSKMQTGLLILFLVIVWGINWPLSKIALDYVPPVLFSGIRTLLGGLLLLPVALSKFERLRLRETWPIYLVSAMVNVVLYYGLQTIGLNHLPAGLFSAIVFLQPVLVGIFSWLWLGESMNGLKMTGLLLGFAGVGIISTGGLAGHVSAAGILLALGTALSWALGTIYVKKTGPRVDPIWLVTLQLMIGGLLMTAAGSAVESWSDIDWEPVFVACLLFIAVFVIALGWLVFYKLIDSGEASRVASYTFLIPLVSILSSALFLRESVTLSLLAGLLCILASIYLVNRRV; encoded by the coding sequence ATGATGCAACGATCGAAGATGCAGACGGGGCTGCTGATCTTATTTTTGGTAATTGTATGGGGCATCAACTGGCCGCTATCGAAGATTGCGCTGGATTACGTACCGCCGGTGCTGTTCTCCGGCATTCGAACGCTGCTCGGGGGATTGCTGCTGCTGCCGGTTGCGCTATCGAAATTCGAAAGATTGCGCCTCAGGGAGACATGGCCGATCTATCTCGTTTCAGCTATGGTGAACGTGGTTCTATACTACGGCCTGCAGACAATCGGGCTGAATCATCTGCCGGCCGGGCTATTCTCGGCGATCGTGTTCCTGCAGCCGGTGCTGGTCGGCATCTTCTCTTGGCTGTGGCTCGGCGAATCGATGAACGGACTCAAGATGACCGGACTCTTGCTCGGCTTCGCCGGGGTCGGCATCATCAGCACCGGAGGGTTGGCCGGACATGTATCCGCGGCGGGGATTTTGCTGGCATTAGGGACGGCGCTCAGCTGGGCGCTGGGAACGATCTATGTTAAGAAGACAGGTCCGCGCGTAGATCCCATCTGGCTCGTCACGCTTCAATTAATGATAGGCGGGCTGCTCATGACCGCTGCAGGCTCCGCTGTGGAGAGTTGGTCCGATATCGACTGGGAGCCGGTCTTCGTGGCCTGCTTGCTCTTCATTGCCGTATTCGTCATCGCGCTCGGCTGGCTGGTCTTCTATAAGCTGATCGATTCCGGCGAGGCGAGCAGGGTCGCATCTTACACCTTCCTCATCCCGCTCGTATCGATTCTGTCGAGCGCGCTCTTCCTCCGCGAATCGGTTACGCTCTCGCTGCTGGCCGGACTTCTCTGCATCCTTGCGAGCATTTATTTGGTGAACCGCCGGGTATAA